Proteins co-encoded in one Gossypium arboreum isolate Shixiya-1 chromosome 11, ASM2569848v2, whole genome shotgun sequence genomic window:
- the LOC108471125 gene encoding telomere repeat-binding factor 2-like, with protein sequence MGAPKQKWTAEEEAALKAGVLKHGTGKWRNILSDPEFSSVLRSRSNVDLKDKWRNINATAIWGSRQKAKLALKRNQLAAKHDDNPMALITVPPREEVVDAKPLAVSSGTTRATGSKKLISRLDNILLEAITSLKEPAGSDRASIAVYIEEKYATPPNLKKLLATKLKLLVANGTLIKVKHKYKVAPCSTISEARKSPLLLSEGRPKDSSKAKKKGINILTKTQVNADLLKMRSMTAEEAAAAAAQAVAEAEVAIAEAEKAAREADVAEAEAEAAKIFAKAAEKALKSRML encoded by the exons ATGGGTGCCCCTAAGCAGAAATGGACAGCAGAAGAAGAAGCGGCCCTCAAGGCAGGAGTTCTTAAGCATGGTACTGGTAAATGGCGCAATATACTTTCAGATCCTGAGTTTAGTTCTGTCTTGCGTTCACGCTCAAATGTCGATCTCAAG GATAAATGGAGAAATATAAATGCAACCGCCATATGGGGTTCAAGGCAGAAGGCCAAGCTTGCCCTCAAAAGAAATCAGTTGGCTGCTAAACATGACGATAACCCCATGGCTCTAATCACTGTACCTCCAAGAGAAGAAGTCGTTGATGCTAAGCCCCTTGCAGTTTCTAGTGGAACAACAAGGGCAACTGGTTCCAAGAAACTGATTTCAAG GTTGGACAATATTTTACTAGAGGCTATCACTAGTTTGAAAGAGCCAGCCGGTTCTGACAGAGCTTCAATTGCGGTATACATAGAG GAGAAATATGCTACTCCACCAAACCTCAAGAAGCTATTGGCAACTAAATTAAAGCTGTTGGTAGCAAATGGGACATTGATAAAG GTAAAGCACAAGTACAAGGTTGCACCGTGTTCAACTATTTCTGAAGCAAGAAAATCTCCTCTGCTTCTTTCGGAAGGAAGGCCAAAGGATTCTTCAAAAGCGAAGAAGAAAGGCATCAACATTCTTACTAAAACCCAAGTTAATGCAGATTTGTTGAAAATGAGGAGCATGACTGCAGAAGAGGCTGCTGCAGCTGCCGCACAAGCAGTTGCAGAGGCAGAAGTTGCAATCGCAGAGGCTGAAAAGGCTGCAAGAGAGGCAGATGTGGCAGAAGCTGAAGCAGAAGCGgcaaaaatttttgctaaagcagCAGAGAAAGCATTGAAGTCTAGGATGCTATAG